Within the Tursiops truncatus isolate mTurTru1 chromosome 19, mTurTru1.mat.Y, whole genome shotgun sequence genome, the region CTTCTCCTTTTCATGGGGCAACAAGGACAACTCTGCCCCAGTTTTCGGCTACTGGTTCCAGGAAGGGGCCGATGTGAAGCTGGATGCCCCTGTGGCCACAAACAACCGACATCGTAAAGTTCAGAAAGAGACCCAAGGCCGATTCCACCTCCTAGGGGACCATGGAAACAATTGCTCCCTGGACATCAGAGACGCCAGGAGGAGGGATCAAGGTTCATATTTTTTTCGTGTGGAAAGAGGAACGACATTATGGAGTTATAAGCCTAACAAGCTCTCCTTGCATGTGACGGGTAAGGAGTGGGGTCCGGGAGAGGCCTCAGGGGAAGGACCTGGAGCCCCAGGGCAGGACTCGGATAGGACCCCCTCCTGGGAGGGGTCGGGGGGAGAGCAAGTGGGGGTTCAGAAAGACGGGCTGGACCAAAGCCTGAAGCTTATCTCAGGGCTGCACCTCTAACCCTCCTCCTGACCCCATCTCCCCCTTTCTTCATCAGCCCTGAACCACACACCCCACATCCTCATTCCTGCGACGCTGGAGGCGGGCTGCCCCGGGAACCtgacctgctctgtgccctgggccTGTGAGCAGGGCGCGCCCCCCATCTTCTCCTGGACGTCAGCCGCCCtcacctccctgggccccaggaccCACCTGTCCTCAGTGCTCACCATCACCCCACAGCCCCAGGACAATGGAACCAATGTCACCTGTCAGGTGAAGTTCCCCGCAAGCGGTGTGATCGTGGAGAGGACCATCCAGCTCAGCGTCACCTGTGAGCGCTGCGCCGTGTTGCCCGGGGCgtgaggggatgggggcaggtgggCCAGGCCGGAGGTGCTTGGTGCTGTTGCCTGGAGACCCGGCTGAGTAGGAGGGCCTGGAAGGACAGAAGCCCTGTCCCTCCTGCGTTTCTGTGgcttctgggtgtgtgtgtggggggggggatgcCTACCCTTATCTCACCCCAGTCCTCTCACTGAGGAAGGAAACACTGTCCTCCACTGCTAGGTGCTCCACAGAGCCCAGCAAGAGGTGTGTGCTCAGGGGATGGCACAGGTAAGACGGAGCCCCCCATCCATGGGGCATTGAGTGGAGTGGGGTCTCTTCCAGGTTGGGTCAGAGCTGCACTTTCAGAGCTCAAATGGTGCAGGTCGGGTGTGGTCCTGCAATTAGACACAAAAGGCCCCCATTAGGTCTCTTCCTGCCGTATCCTCCGACTCTGGTCTTGCCAAAGTGAcccacacctccctccctgcccattCTAAATATGGTCTATTTCTTTCTCCGGTCACCGAAGGCCTGCCCGGGGGGGGGGGCATTTTTTAAGTAGACTTTATTTTCAGGAACTGATTTGGGTTCGTAGCAGATTCGTCAGAAGGTAAAGAGACTTCCCTTGTCCCCGCTGCACTTTCCCACAGACGCACGGCCTCCCCCCAACAGCACGCCCCGCTAGAGGGTTCTTGTTACAGTCGATGAATCTCCACTGACACGTCATTTTCAACCAAAGTGCATGATTGACATTAGGGTTCCCTCTTGCAGTTGTACATTTCATGGGTTTGgtcaaatgtataatgacatgtatctgcCATTATCGTAACATACAGAAGAGTTTCATTGTCCCAACATCTCTTTGGGCCATTTTTGTGACTGTCAGCCCCTCAGCCCTCACCCTGAGCCCTCTCTGGAGCCCAGCGCTCCcctcactgctgtattcccactGGTCATAACATCTGGTCCCCCATCTGGACAGAGCCCCATTAGGGCTGTCTCAGCAGTGCCCACCAATCTGTAGACAGGTGATGCCCAGACGCACATCCCTTGTGCTGGGTGTTGGGGTGCTACAGGCAGGGCCAGGAGAGCTGTCTGGGTCTGACCTGGAGGTCTGAGAAGCTTCCTGCTGCCACCTCCTTCTGAAGGCACAAAAGATCACCGTGGACCCTGAGTGACAGGGCCAATAGGGGCCAGGAGAGCAGATTTAGATCCCCTccctggaaggaaggagaggcaagGCCCCTCAGCCTCCCACagtgctctctgtctctctggaatGTCCACGGGGCACCGAACCTCATGGCTCTGCTGTGGTCAGGTCTGGAGGCTGCTCTCCATGTCTCTGGATCTGCCTATAGTGGATACTTCATACACGTGGAATGTGACAGAACAGTGGCCTTTTCTGTCCGGCTTCTCTCGCTAAACGTTCTCAAGCATCATCCGTAGAGCGTGTATCATATCAGTTCCTTTTTgtctgaataacattccattgcgCGGATGCGCCAGCTTGTCTCCATCCAGTTAGCAGtggatggacgtttgggttgtttccactttttgactcttacaatgctgctatgaacgttgctatacttttcctttttatttttattttattttttttcgatcattgatttcagttttctcgGGCATGTACCTAGAActgaaatttctgggtcaaatgttagtttctaattttaaatttcgGAGGAAATGCCAGATGTTTTCCACACTggcagcaccattttacattcccaccagcaatgtaggagggttccaatttctccagatCCTTGTCgacattattttccttaaaaaaacaattcGAGCCTGCTGGTGGGTGTGAAGAAATACCTCATACGTTCTGAGTTACATTTATGGAGCGAATAATGACATCGTTCATTTTATTCATGAATGTATTGGTTATTTGGAGAACTTTTGTATTCCTTTGTCCgttttgaaaaatttcattgtttgtctctttgttcttgaattgtttttttgtttgtttgttttttctttttttttttgcggtacgcgggcctctcactgttgcggcctctccagtcgcggagcacagactcgggatgcgcaggcccagcggccatggctcacgggcccagccgctccgcggcgcgtgggaccctcccggaccggggcacgaacccgtgtcccctgcatcggcaggcggactctcaaccactgcgccaccagcgaagcccttcAATTGTTTTCTATATGGCTTTTATATAGGCTGGATATCACACACTTATCGAatctatgatttgcaaatattttctcccattaaatGGGTTGGTTTTTCACTTTCTCAGTCCACTGATGAGCCGAATATTTCATTTCCATGAAGTCCAACTTATGCATTTTTGTTTCCTGTTCAGCTGCTGGAAGGTAAGGGCATGGGGTGGGCTGATACCGCAGGCACATGGGGTTTGGCATCCGGTGGATGAGGAAAGCCTGGAAGACCAACGTCCAGAGTCCTCCTGGGAGCGGAAGGACACAGGATTGAGCAGATGATTCCATCCTGGTCCCGCTTTCCTGCAGGGCAGTCGGGGCGCGTCGCAGAGCAGGTGATTCTGACGGCCATCTGGGAAGCGGCTGTCAAGATCCCGCTACTCTTCTTGGTCCTCATCGCCCTCCTGTGAGCAcccctgggagaggggagaggggatgggtggggagggcagggcgcAGGTGGCTGCACCCTGGAACCAGcgctggagggggcgggggcggggccggcaggAGGCTGAcgggaagggggagtggggggcggggcttggggGCGGTGAGGAGTCCCTGGGGCAGAGGCTCCTCCCCGCCCAGTGTCAGGGTTGAAGGTAGCCGCTGTGCTCTAGAGGGTCTGTGGGGCCAGACctgccctctcccacctcagtcaTGCCCCCGCCCCTGAACAAGGAACAGGGTGAGTCTGCGGCCCGGGGCACCCGATATGACCAGAGCCTGGTCTCTTCTCTGGCTCAGAGTGATGTCCCGCAGGAGGAAGGCAGCCAGGCCTGCAGGGGGCGCGTCTATTGCAAACGCCATTCCAGGTTACCCCTCTGGGTGAGTGATGTCGGCATCCTACCACCCAACATCCCACTGCACACCTGCCCCAGAATGGCCCCCAGGATTGCTCCGCTCAGCGTACCCAAAGTGGACGTgccatcttcctccccaaaaccacTTCTCTGCTGGGTTCCCTGTCACACTGATGACAAGGTGGCCCCCATCTCTAAGGCCAGAAGGAAGGACGGGGTTTGCCCCCTTTCATCCCCGCTTCTCTTCTCCAGGAGCCAATAATCACTACGTGCTGTCCATCCTTCCTCCGAAGCACAGCTCCTCCTGATGCCCGTCTCCTTCCCATCTTGACCCCAGTCGTTCCAGcagcctcctctcttccctgggtctctgaACCCACCCACCTCCTGCCTCCATCTCCCTGGGAAACACAGGCCTCCGCACTGTTCGTAGAGACCGTTACCATCCACTTGCTGCACAGCAGGGACAGCTGTGTTTTCTCCACGGCCAGAGACCAAGGTGCACACACCACGGCTGGAGTTGCAGCCCTGGTGGGCTCTGCCCTGCTGGACTCTCCACCCACATCCgtcctctccctgcatctccCCACATCTCCACACCCAGCCTGGCCAGACCTCATGACTCTGAGACTTTGTATGTGCAGTCCCTTCCCCTGAaacatccttccctccccattcCTGCCTCTCCAAGTCCTGAGCATATCCTCAGGCTCAGGCTTAAATGTCaccgcgtgtgtgtgtgtgtgtgtgagtgtgtgtgtgtgtgtgtgtgtgtcattgtctggttttgggtgGAAGAATGGCATACACTTAATTATAGACTATTCGGCAAGAACTATTGAACATGTACTCTGTGCTCCCTTGTTGGAGGTTCCCAGGGGGCATCAGTGAGCACAGCATCAAACATCTCtgtcatcgggcttccctggtggcgcagtggttgagagtccgcctgccgatgcaggggacacgggttcgtgccctggtccgggaagatcccacatgcagcggagcgtctgggcccgtgagccatggccgctgagcctgcgcatccggaacctgtgctccgcaacgggagaggccacaacagtgagaggtccgcgtaccgcaaaaaaaaaaaaaaaatgtctgtcaTCAAGCATAGAGAATAAGCTTGTGGTTACCTGGGGGACGGGGGGGGGGATGGATtcggagtttggggttagcagatatgaactattatatacagaatggataaacaaggtcccactgtacagcacagggaactatagtcaatatcctgggataaaccatatggagaagaatatgaaaaagcacatgtattatatgtatatgaataactaagccactttgctggacagcagacattatac harbors:
- the LOC117309161 gene encoding myeloid cell surface antigen CD33-like isoform X3: MLPLLLSLLWAGSLFRYREYRLEVQESVTVQEGLCVRVPCSFSFSWGNKDNSAPVFGYWFQEGADVKLDAPVATNNRHRKVQKETQGRFHLLGDHGNNCSLDIRDARRRDQGSYFFRVERGTTLWSYKPNKLSLHVTALNHTPHILIPATLEAGCPGNLTCSVPWACEQGAPPIFSWTSAALTSLGPRTHLSSVLTITPQPQDNGTNVTCQVKFPASGVIVERTIQLSVTWQSGRVAEQVILTAIWEAAVKIPLLFLVLIALLVMSRRRKAARPAGGASIANAIPGYPSGRSSSLLSSLGL
- the LOC117309161 gene encoding myeloid cell surface antigen CD33-like isoform X1, encoding MLPLLLSLLWAGSLFRYREYRLEVQESVTVQEGLCVRVPCSFSFSWGNKDNSAPVFGYWFQEGADVKLDAPVATNNRHRKVQKETQGRFHLLGDHGNNCSLDIRDARRRDQGSYFFRVERGTTLWSYKPNKLSLHVTALNHTPHILIPATLEAGCPGNLTCSVPWACEQGAPPIFSWTSAALTSLGPRTHLSSVLTITPQPQDNGTNVTCQVKFPASGVIVERTIQLSVTCAPQSPARGVCSGDGTGQSGRVAEQVILTAIWEAAVKIPLLFLVLIALLVMSRRRKAARPAGGASIANAIPGYPSGRSSSLLSSLGL
- the LOC117309161 gene encoding myeloid cell surface antigen CD33-like isoform X2, translating into MLPLLLSLLWAGSLFRYREYRLEVQESVTVQEGLCVRVPCSFSFSWGNKDNSAPVFGYWFQEGADVKLDAPVATNNRHRKVQKETQGRFHLLGDHGNNCSLDIRDARRRDQGSYFFRVERGTTLWSYKPNKLSLHVTALNHTPHILIPATLEAGCPGNLTCSVPWACEQGAPPIFSWTSAALTSLGPRTHLSSVLTITPQPQDNGTNVTCQVKFPASGVIVERTIQLSVTCAPQSPARGVCSGDGTGQSGRVAEQVILTAIWEAAVKIPLLFLVLIALLVMSRRRKAARPAGGASIANAIPGYPSGSQ